Proteins found in one Paraburkholderia caballeronis genomic segment:
- a CDS encoding IS3 family transposase (programmed frameshift): MKKRHTDEQIIRILREAESREEAVKDLCKRRNITEQTFYRWRNKFGGMDVAEARRLKELESENDRLKRLIAEQLLVIDGLKEFSPKKMSTPTGRREALEVLTRRGLSQRKACRYLGLSRRVATYALRQPEKDRSLGERLIAASQEVPRFGYRRISAWLSLGESRVRRMWRALKLNIPKRRPRRRRCGSDIRLPGATKPNSVWSYDFVHDQLVDGRVLKMLCVIDEYTRECLAIEVGASLRSQDVILVLSRLMRLYGKPAFIRSDNGAEFTAARVMRWLRDASIGPAFITPGSPWQNGFVESFNGKLRDELLNREWFRSCAEAKMLIEQWRQFYNERRPHSAHRYQPPATVRRAWLESDNIDMRLTA, translated from the exons ATGAAGAAGCGCCACACCGACGAACAGATCATCCGCATCCTGCGGGAAGCCGAGAGCCGCGAAGAAGCGGTGAAGGATCTGTGCAAACGGCGCAACATCACGGAACAGACTTTCTACCGCTGGCGAAACAAGTTCGGCGGCATGGATGTCGCCGAGGCCCGGCGTCTCAAAGAACTGGAATCGGAAAATGATCGGCTCAAGCGCCTGATTGCCGAGCAACTGCTGGTGATCGACGGGCTGAAGGAGTTCAGCC CGAAAAAAATGAGCACCCCGACGGGCCGGCGCGAAGCGCTGGAAGTCCTGACCCGGCGGGGATTATCGCAACGCAAGGCATGTCGTTACCTGGGGCTGAGCCGCCGGGTGGCGACCTACGCACTCAGGCAACCGGAGAAAGACCGGAGCCTGGGCGAACGGTTGATCGCGGCGTCCCAGGAAGTGCCGCGCTTTGGGTATCGCCGTATCTCGGCGTGGTTGTCGCTGGGCGAATCGCGCGTGCGCCGGATGTGGCGTGCGCTGAAGCTGAACATCCCGAAGCGGCGGCCGCGCCGGCGGCGTTGCGGCAGCGATATCCGCCTGCCTGGCGCGACAAAGCCCAATTCGGTCTGGAGTTACGACTTCGTCCACGATCAACTGGTCGACGGCCGTGTCTTGAAGATGCTGTGCGTGATCGACGAGTACACCCGGGAATGCCTGGCAATCGAGGTCGGTGCCAGCCTGCGTTCGCAGGACGTGATTCTGGTGCTGTCGAGGCTGATGCGGCTGTATGGAAAGCCGGCATTCATCCGGTCGGACAACGGCGCGGAATTTACCGCCGCCCGGGTCATGCGCTGGCTGCGTGACGCATCGATTGGCCCGGCTTTCATCACGCCGGGCAGCCCTTGGCAGAATGGCTTCGTCGAAAGCTTCAACGGCAAACTGCGTGACGAACTGCTGAATCGCGAATGGTTCCGCAGCTGCGCCGAGGCCAAAATGCTCATCGAGCAATGGCGCCAGTTCTACAACGAGAGGCGGCCACATAGCGCTCATCGTTACCAACCTCCAGCCACGGTCCGTCGAGCCTGGCTGGAGTCCGATAATATCGACATGCGACTCACTGCCTGA
- a CDS encoding WYL domain-containing protein, translating to MSNDRLSEMTQAQRDRLAFIELRLRFVGEIRRQDLVTRFGIQSAAATRDLGQYKELAPRNMEYDASSKVYACASWFRPVFDFPAERVLRWLAQGYGDAEPVRWKGLVAHDGTSLPVRADLEMLSVVTRAIHRCDAVEVSYRALSSGLTTREIVPIALADSGLRWHVRAFDRRSGEFRDFVLGRLDDARLVTGPIAEHEMPDQDIQWNRITELELVPHPANVQHPDTIEAEYGMEGGVLKVRTRAAMAGYLLRRWDVDCTADHSLKGGEHHLWLRNRQALYGITNLAIAPGYGASGSEW from the coding sequence ATGTCAAACGATCGTCTTTCCGAGATGACCCAAGCCCAGCGCGACCGGCTCGCATTCATCGAGCTGCGTCTGCGCTTTGTTGGCGAAATCCGCAGGCAGGATCTCGTAACCCGCTTCGGCATCCAGTCCGCAGCCGCAACGCGAGACCTTGGGCAATACAAGGAACTGGCGCCGCGCAACATGGAATACGACGCTAGCAGCAAGGTCTACGCATGTGCGTCTTGGTTTCGCCCGGTTTTCGATTTTCCTGCCGAACGTGTGCTTCGATGGCTCGCCCAAGGCTACGGCGACGCTGAACCCGTCCGTTGGAAAGGGCTGGTCGCCCATGATGGAACCAGTCTGCCTGTCAGGGCCGACCTCGAAATGCTTTCGGTTGTGACGCGTGCTATCCACCGTTGTGATGCTGTGGAAGTCTCCTATCGTGCGTTATCGAGTGGCCTTACAACTCGAGAGATCGTACCGATCGCGCTCGCCGACAGCGGATTACGCTGGCATGTCCGAGCATTCGACCGGCGCAGCGGTGAATTCCGCGACTTCGTGCTGGGTCGGCTTGATGACGCGCGACTGGTCACGGGTCCAATCGCCGAGCATGAGATGCCAGATCAGGATATCCAGTGGAACCGTATCACCGAACTGGAGCTTGTGCCTCATCCAGCTAACGTGCAGCACCCCGATACCATCGAGGCGGAATACGGCATGGAGGGTGGCGTACTCAAGGTTCGCACTCGCGCGGCAATGGCCGGCTATCTACTGCGCCGCTGGGATGTCGACTGCACCGCGGACCACAGCCTCAAGGGCGGTGAGCATCATCTTTGGCTGCGCAATCGCCAAGCGCTATATGGCATCACCAATCTTGCCATTGCCCCCGGCTACGGGGCATCGGGCTCTGAATGGTGA
- a CDS encoding helicase-related protein yields the protein MLKLEQIQKNATVSGLEPGQVVRVVTTESAGDNSLTVYYKTADGALRERMLFRTDEVNMSLAEAGRPWAFDAPGEDFKLAAEAYRINLAHLFDPMMAVHTSNVEPLPHQITAVYESMLPRQPLRYVLADDPGAGKTIMAGLLIRELLMRADARRVLIVAPGSLVEQWQDEMFEKFGLSFELFSRERVEQSRSGNPFDDFDLLVARVDQLARSEELQEKLRLSQWDLVVVDEAHKLSANYFGNKVNKTKRFQLGELLGSISRHFLLMTATPHNGKEEDFQLFMSLLDSDRFYGKFRDGAHKVDVADLMRRMVKEDLVKFDNTPLFPERRAYTVNYKLSNAESALYAAVTDYVKNQFDKAEELEGKRKGTIGFALTALQRRLASSPEAIYQSLKRRRNKLKRRVEDEKLRQRGQSAAETLSGINGIPDNIWDSEDDMPPEDYEYFEEEVVDQATAAQTIQELEVEIIILEDLEEQARQVVHSGQDRKWDELSRLLQDTPEMHDTDGRQRKLIIFTEHRDTLNYLATRIRGLIGSEDAVVMIHGGVKRDERRKVQELFRNDPNVRVLLATDAAGEGVNLQNANLMVNYDLPWNPNRLEQRFGRIHRIGQAEVCHLWNMVAAETREGDVFQRLFEKLEIERDALGGRVFDILGEVFEDRSLKDLLIEAIRYGNDPEIRARLLKKVEGALDTRHLEDIIKRNALCDEVMDEKRLFAVKEEMEKAEARKLQPFFIRAFFIQAFQQLGGDLRPREPGRYEITNVPAVIRERDRQIAGRDRRNAEPVLRRYERVCFEKQHIRLADRPSAPMASLLHPAHPLMQAVTDLVLENHRKKLKQGSVLVDPTDMGLTPKVMFIIDHSVKEGSDPSHIVSRRMQFVEISPNGEAINAGWAPHLDLEPLALADRPLIADVLSASWIVKDLEHTALAHAASHIVPEHFDEVRSRREKSVEKTLNAVHERLVKEINFWQDRVIKLKEDVAAGKQPRLNYDNATRILDELTVRLQSRTAELEGMRNVISATPVVLGGALVIPAGLLLQRKGETGWTANADARARVERIAMQAVMNAERALGNAVIDKSAEKCGWDITSQPPSIDGRFPNSRHIEVKGRAKGQTTITVTRNEVLYGLNQADKFILAIVLVDGESHEGPFYVSRPFTQEPDIAVTSINLDLDRLLARAQQPA from the coding sequence GTGCTGAAGCTTGAGCAGATCCAGAAGAATGCAACAGTCTCGGGCCTGGAGCCAGGGCAAGTCGTGCGCGTCGTCACGACGGAATCCGCCGGAGACAATTCCCTCACCGTCTATTACAAGACGGCAGACGGTGCGCTGCGCGAGCGGATGCTGTTTCGCACCGACGAGGTCAACATGTCGCTCGCCGAAGCCGGGCGCCCTTGGGCGTTCGATGCGCCGGGTGAGGATTTCAAGCTCGCCGCCGAGGCATACCGTATCAATCTCGCGCACCTGTTCGATCCAATGATGGCGGTCCATACCTCCAACGTGGAGCCTCTGCCTCACCAGATCACAGCAGTCTACGAGTCCATGCTGCCTCGCCAGCCGCTGCGGTATGTCTTGGCCGATGATCCTGGTGCGGGCAAGACCATCATGGCAGGCTTGCTGATCCGTGAACTGCTGATGCGCGCCGATGCGAGGCGCGTGCTGATCGTCGCTCCCGGAAGTCTGGTCGAACAGTGGCAGGACGAGATGTTCGAGAAGTTCGGTCTGTCGTTCGAGCTGTTTTCACGCGAGCGTGTCGAGCAGTCGCGCAGTGGCAATCCGTTTGACGATTTCGACCTGCTGGTGGCACGTGTTGACCAGCTAGCCCGGTCCGAGGAGCTTCAGGAGAAACTGCGCCTATCCCAATGGGATCTGGTCGTGGTCGACGAAGCGCACAAGCTGTCGGCCAACTATTTTGGCAACAAGGTCAACAAGACCAAGCGTTTCCAGCTCGGCGAACTGCTCGGCTCGATTTCACGCCATTTCCTACTGATGACGGCAACGCCGCACAACGGCAAGGAAGAGGACTTTCAGCTCTTCATGTCCCTGCTCGACTCGGACCGCTTCTACGGAAAATTCCGAGACGGGGCACACAAGGTCGATGTCGCTGACCTGATGCGGCGTATGGTCAAAGAAGATCTGGTCAAGTTCGACAATACTCCGCTGTTCCCTGAGCGGCGAGCATATACGGTCAACTACAAACTCTCCAATGCGGAATCTGCACTGTACGCAGCGGTCACAGACTATGTGAAAAACCAGTTCGACAAGGCCGAAGAACTTGAAGGTAAGCGCAAGGGAACGATCGGCTTTGCGTTAACCGCCCTGCAGCGCCGCCTCGCGTCTAGCCCCGAGGCTATCTATCAGTCCCTCAAACGTAGGCGCAACAAGCTCAAGCGTCGCGTCGAGGACGAGAAGCTGCGTCAGCGCGGTCAGAGTGCGGCGGAAACGCTTAGCGGAATCAACGGCATTCCCGACAATATCTGGGATTCGGAGGACGACATGCCCCCCGAGGACTATGAGTACTTCGAGGAAGAAGTCGTCGATCAGGCTACGGCTGCCCAGACCATCCAGGAACTGGAGGTTGAAATCATCATCCTAGAAGACCTGGAAGAGCAAGCACGGCAGGTCGTCCACTCCGGACAGGATCGTAAGTGGGACGAACTTTCTCGCCTACTGCAGGACACGCCCGAAATGCATGACACCGACGGGCGTCAACGTAAGCTGATCATCTTCACCGAGCATCGCGACACACTGAACTACCTGGCTACCAGGATTCGTGGTCTTATCGGCAGCGAGGATGCCGTAGTGATGATCCACGGTGGCGTGAAGCGCGACGAGCGTCGCAAGGTACAGGAGCTTTTTCGCAACGATCCGAACGTTCGCGTTCTGTTGGCCACCGATGCTGCGGGCGAAGGCGTGAACCTGCAGAACGCCAATCTGATGGTCAATTATGACCTGCCGTGGAACCCGAACCGTCTTGAGCAACGGTTCGGGCGGATCCACCGCATTGGTCAGGCTGAGGTCTGTCACCTGTGGAACATGGTGGCAGCGGAAACCCGCGAGGGTGACGTATTCCAACGGCTTTTTGAGAAACTCGAGATAGAGCGCGATGCATTAGGGGGGCGGGTGTTCGACATCCTCGGCGAAGTGTTCGAGGACCGCAGTCTCAAGGACTTGCTAATCGAGGCAATCCGTTATGGCAACGATCCAGAGATCCGTGCACGCCTACTGAAAAAGGTTGAGGGTGCACTGGATACCCGACACCTTGAAGACATCATCAAGCGCAACGCACTGTGCGACGAGGTCATGGATGAGAAGCGCCTCTTTGCCGTGAAGGAGGAAATGGAGAAGGCGGAAGCACGGAAATTGCAGCCGTTTTTTATTCGTGCCTTCTTCATTCAGGCATTTCAGCAACTGGGGGGAGATCTTCGGCCACGCGAGCCCGGCCGGTATGAAATCACGAATGTGCCAGCGGTCATCCGCGAGCGGGACCGCCAGATTGCAGGTCGTGACCGACGAAACGCAGAACCGGTTCTCCGGCGCTATGAGCGCGTTTGCTTTGAAAAGCAGCATATCCGTCTGGCTGACCGTCCGAGCGCCCCGATGGCCAGCCTGCTGCACCCTGCACATCCGCTGATGCAGGCGGTTACGGATCTCGTTCTGGAGAACCACCGCAAAAAGCTCAAGCAAGGCTCGGTGCTCGTCGATCCGACTGACATGGGTCTGACGCCGAAGGTCATGTTCATCATTGACCACTCGGTCAAGGAAGGGAGCGATCCTTCGCACATTGTGTCTCGACGTATGCAGTTCGTTGAAATCTCGCCCAACGGTGAGGCGATCAATGCTGGCTGGGCTCCTCACCTAGATCTAGAACCACTTGCCCTGGCAGACAGACCGCTGATCGCGGATGTCCTGTCTGCGTCATGGATCGTGAAGGATCTCGAACATACGGCACTGGCGCATGCTGCGTCCCATATCGTGCCCGAGCATTTTGATGAGGTAAGAAGTCGCCGTGAGAAATCAGTCGAAAAAACACTGAACGCCGTCCACGAGCGCTTGGTCAAGGAAATCAATTTCTGGCAGGACCGGGTCATCAAGCTTAAGGAAGATGTCGCTGCTGGCAAGCAGCCTCGGCTCAATTACGACAATGCCACGCGAATACTAGACGAACTGACTGTGCGACTGCAGTCACGTACCGCGGAATTGGAAGGGATGCGCAACGTCATATCGGCAACACCTGTCGTGCTAGGTGGGGCGTTGGTGATTCCTGCTGGTCTACTCCTGCAACGCAAGGGGGAAACCGGTTGGACAGCAAATGCCGATGCCCGGGCACGCGTGGAGCGCATCGCCATGCAGGCGGTGATGAACGCGGAGCGCGCACTGGGTAACGCGGTTATCGACAAATCTGCTGAGAAATGTGGTTGGGATATCACGAGCCAACCACCGAGCATTGATGGTCGATTTCCCAACTCTCGTCATATCGAGGTAAAAGGCCGAGCTAAGGGACAAACCACAATCACCGTCACCCGCAACGAAGTGCTCTATGGCCTGAACCAGGCGGACAAATTTATCCTCGCTATCGTCCTAGTAGATGGTGAATCGCATGAAGGTCCGTTCTATGTCAGTAGGCCATTCACACAGGAGCCAGACATAGCGGTGACCAGTATTAACCTCGACCTCGACCGACTGCTCGCGCGCGCGCAGCAGCCTGCATGA
- a CDS encoding DUF1156 domain-containing protein, with the protein MTTIKTPKKLIEVALPLDDINIASAREKSIRHGHPSTLHLWFARRPLAAARAILFAQMVNDPGYERHLGRGVNKEKAKLERERLFSIIRDLVKWENTNNEDVLNRARDEINRSWRETCELNAGKPGFDPERLPVFHDPFAGGGSLPLEAQRLGFETYATDLNPVPVVLNKAMIEIPPRFKDRAPVGPKEYAAKQSRIEEIWSGAQGLSEDLRRYGNWVLQQATERLAQHYPKIKLPHRLGGGKATVLTWLWCRTVASPNPAAGGVHVPLAKSFQIASREGREFWIEPKVSEDRLSYEFVLKEDGPPAYPSTVGGRGGICVLTDSPITLNYIRAEGVAGRMGQRLMAAVVETSNGKAFVAASEIEEPDFSGMEQTAPDAEILHWAGCTNVVVYGMKTFPSLFNLRQQLALSTFSSLVVEARELVKRDAVAAGFPDDGVTLRDGGAGATAYAEAISVYLACAIGRAADYWNTLTSWESGGEFVAHAFTKHALPIVWDYGEINPLTDGGGSWSSALGWIARVIDLLPANAPGHVFQLDAAKGTIPSEVQTVVSTDPPYYDNVPYSNLSDFFYIWLRPCLRDVFPDVFATRQTPKEDELVASHSLYEDIGDAMKHFTDGMTLALRQIHAKSNDSVPVTIYYAFKQSDTGASGTASSGWESFLESVIKAEFVITGTWPVRTERSSRGRAIGSNALASSIVLVCRKRDKNAEAISRRDFQRELKDHLRDALEEMIGGVEGVSPVAPVDLAQAVIGPGMAVFSKYSSVLEADGSPMTVHTALTLINKMLTDGADDFDSDTHFCLAWFDEQGWADGDFGQADVLARAKGTSVQAVAAAGVVRSGGAM; encoded by the coding sequence ATGACAACCATCAAGACTCCAAAAAAATTGATCGAGGTCGCGCTACCGCTGGACGACATCAACATAGCGTCCGCGCGAGAAAAATCGATTCGACATGGCCATCCGTCGACGCTGCACTTGTGGTTCGCACGACGCCCACTAGCGGCTGCGCGCGCGATCTTGTTCGCGCAAATGGTCAATGATCCTGGATATGAGCGCCATCTTGGGCGAGGGGTGAATAAGGAAAAGGCAAAGCTTGAGCGCGAACGGCTCTTCTCAATCATCCGCGACTTAGTCAAGTGGGAAAACACAAACAACGAGGATGTCCTTAACCGCGCGCGAGACGAAATTAATCGATCGTGGCGGGAGACCTGCGAGCTCAATGCCGGCAAGCCGGGATTTGACCCTGAGCGGTTGCCGGTTTTTCATGACCCGTTCGCTGGTGGTGGTTCGCTGCCGCTGGAGGCCCAACGCCTTGGCTTCGAGACCTACGCTACTGACCTGAATCCGGTCCCGGTGGTTCTGAACAAGGCAATGATTGAGATCCCGCCGCGTTTTAAAGACCGTGCCCCTGTTGGACCAAAAGAGTACGCCGCCAAACAATCTCGAATTGAAGAGATCTGGTCGGGTGCACAAGGTCTCTCCGAAGACCTGCGCCGCTATGGGAATTGGGTGTTGCAGCAAGCCACTGAAAGACTTGCACAGCATTACCCTAAAATCAAATTGCCTCATCGCTTGGGAGGAGGCAAGGCCACCGTTCTTACGTGGCTTTGGTGCCGGACTGTAGCCAGCCCCAATCCGGCCGCCGGGGGTGTCCATGTTCCATTGGCCAAGTCTTTTCAGATCGCCTCCCGTGAGGGCCGTGAGTTCTGGATTGAACCGAAGGTGTCGGAGGATCGGCTTAGCTACGAATTTGTACTCAAAGAAGACGGCCCTCCGGCGTATCCAAGCACCGTTGGTGGTCGCGGCGGAATCTGCGTGCTGACCGATTCACCAATCACTCTCAACTACATACGTGCCGAAGGTGTCGCCGGACGTATGGGCCAGCGGCTTATGGCTGCGGTCGTCGAGACTTCCAACGGAAAGGCTTTCGTTGCCGCCAGCGAGATCGAGGAGCCGGATTTTTCAGGCATGGAGCAGACCGCGCCGGACGCGGAGATCCTGCATTGGGCCGGCTGCACCAACGTAGTGGTCTATGGGATGAAGACGTTCCCCAGTCTATTCAATCTCCGACAACAATTGGCGCTGTCCACCTTTTCATCGCTAGTCGTGGAGGCTCGGGAGCTTGTCAAGCGTGATGCCGTCGCTGCCGGATTTCCGGACGACGGAGTTACTCTTCGCGACGGGGGCGCCGGGGCGACCGCTTATGCCGAAGCTATTTCCGTTTACCTTGCGTGCGCGATTGGGCGAGCGGCTGATTACTGGAACACGCTTACGTCATGGGAGTCGGGCGGTGAATTCGTTGCCCACGCCTTCACTAAGCATGCTCTGCCCATCGTCTGGGACTATGGGGAAATCAACCCGTTGACCGACGGAGGGGGTTCTTGGTCCAGCGCATTGGGCTGGATTGCACGAGTCATCGACCTGCTACCTGCTAACGCGCCTGGCCACGTGTTCCAGCTCGACGCTGCCAAGGGTACGATTCCTAGCGAAGTCCAAACGGTAGTATCGACTGATCCCCCTTATTACGACAACGTTCCCTACTCGAACCTGTCGGACTTTTTTTATATTTGGTTGCGCCCATGCTTACGCGACGTTTTCCCTGATGTGTTCGCAACGCGTCAGACGCCCAAGGAGGATGAGCTCGTCGCCTCGCACAGCCTCTATGAGGACATTGGCGATGCAATGAAGCACTTCACCGATGGCATGACGCTGGCGCTGAGGCAAATTCACGCCAAGTCCAACGACAGCGTTCCCGTAACGATCTACTACGCTTTCAAGCAGAGCGACACCGGGGCCAGCGGCACAGCTTCTTCCGGGTGGGAGAGCTTCCTGGAGTCGGTCATCAAGGCAGAGTTTGTCATCACTGGAACTTGGCCGGTCCGAACCGAGCGCAGCAGTCGCGGACGCGCAATTGGCTCGAATGCATTGGCATCGTCCATCGTTCTCGTTTGCCGCAAGCGCGACAAAAATGCCGAAGCCATCTCGCGCCGGGACTTCCAGCGCGAACTCAAAGATCATCTCAGGGATGCATTAGAAGAAATGATTGGCGGCGTCGAGGGCGTCTCACCAGTCGCGCCTGTCGATCTCGCGCAAGCAGTGATCGGTCCCGGCATGGCGGTCTTCTCGAAGTATTCTTCCGTGCTCGAAGCGGATGGCAGTCCGATGACGGTTCACACGGCATTGACGCTGATCAACAAAATGCTGACTGATGGTGCGGATGACTTCGATTCCGACACCCACTTCTGCTTGGCCTGGTTCGATGAGCAAGGTTGGGCGGATGGAGATTTTGGTCAAGCAGACGTTTTGGCTCGTGCGAAGGGTACTAGTGTCCAAGCGGTCGCAGCCGCCGGGGTGGTGAGGTCTGGGGGGGCAATGTGA
- a CDS encoding ATP-binding protein encodes MTLKPWREIAEPHADVREGNFQQAEFAADLSRVHAGTAAEEYQNPALFFQRTFITEGMRLLLDSVVKRLSGKGGDPVIQLQTAFGGGKTHTMLAVYHLAKSSGPTSDLQGVPAILDAAGISELPKARVAVLDGIKSSPNQPVVRDGLKIRTLWGDLAWQLGGEEGYALVADADASGTSPGKAVLEELLGRYAPCVILIDELVAYIRQFDDGKVLTGGTFDSNLSFVQALTEALKAVPTAVLLASLPESAKEAGSQRGEKALQTLAHYFGRIHALWKPVAAEEAFEIVRRRLFTNINNRLTAESVCRTFADYYTTNRDDFPQETQDSKYFERLTHAYPIHPEVFDRLYEDWSTLDNFQRTRGVLKLMAKVIHRLWKDGNNDPLIMPGSFPLMDADTRNEVLYYLPQGWDPVIERDVDGERSETWDIENRDTRFGSVQACRRTARAIFLGSAPNTTNQGLRGVDLERVILGVAVPGHQVNLFKDALRRLGDRLHYLNQANNRFWLDTRPNLRREMEERKRKFQDKEDVFPAVRERVQRFLVNGVFSGTHIFTGSNDVPDDWALRLVVLPPDAAFSKSGQSLAIDHATEILTMRGDQPRIKRNRLIFVAADYDSVSRLKDHVRSYLAWRSIVTDYKDNRIVLDNLMAKQAQASLDQAEDTVKRMVRETYKWLLAPAQEARQGKGLSEILWEPFPLNPGAQSWTQEIERVLKDNELLISEWAPIHLARVLREWFWKENFKDVSALNVWQQSCQQLYLPRLKDDDVFFNTMAAGAESREFFGIAQGREDDRYVGFSYGKRTSLIRDSSLLLIEPIAAAAYMEQLRAAEEASRAQAASATSGAATTTSAGESTSPATGTSSGNTPSAGAAGTVSQTINKRFYGVFDLNPIQAKRQFADLADEVVQQFTVRPGVNVTITVEIQAESITGFDAGIQRAVTENCITLKFKPGSFEPE; translated from the coding sequence ATGACTCTGAAACCGTGGCGCGAAATTGCGGAACCGCATGCCGATGTGCGTGAAGGAAACTTCCAGCAGGCCGAGTTCGCGGCTGACCTGTCACGCGTGCATGCAGGCACAGCAGCCGAGGAATACCAGAATCCAGCCCTCTTTTTCCAACGCACCTTCATAACCGAAGGCATGCGACTGCTGCTCGACTCCGTAGTCAAGCGACTTTCTGGCAAAGGCGGGGATCCGGTCATCCAGCTGCAGACCGCATTCGGAGGCGGCAAGACGCACACGATGCTTGCGGTCTATCATCTTGCCAAAAGTAGCGGGCCAACGAGCGACCTACAAGGTGTACCTGCGATCCTCGATGCAGCCGGAATAAGTGAGCTGCCCAAGGCACGTGTCGCTGTTCTTGATGGCATAAAGTCATCACCCAACCAGCCTGTCGTGAGAGATGGACTAAAAATCCGCACGCTATGGGGTGATCTTGCCTGGCAGTTGGGCGGCGAAGAAGGTTACGCGCTAGTCGCAGATGCCGATGCCTCGGGGACGTCTCCCGGCAAAGCAGTTCTGGAGGAACTGCTTGGTCGCTATGCACCGTGCGTGATTCTCATCGACGAGCTGGTCGCCTATATCCGCCAATTCGATGATGGCAAGGTGTTGACGGGCGGTACGTTCGATTCGAATCTCAGTTTCGTGCAGGCGTTGACGGAGGCATTGAAGGCTGTGCCGACCGCTGTGCTACTGGCGTCGTTGCCGGAGTCGGCCAAGGAAGCAGGCAGCCAGCGCGGTGAAAAGGCGCTGCAGACACTTGCGCACTATTTCGGTCGTATTCACGCGTTGTGGAAACCGGTCGCGGCAGAAGAAGCCTTCGAGATCGTCCGTAGGCGCCTCTTCACGAACATCAACAACCGTCTAACTGCAGAATCGGTGTGCCGAACCTTCGCGGACTACTACACCACGAATCGCGATGATTTCCCTCAGGAAACGCAGGACAGCAAGTACTTCGAGCGCTTAACGCATGCGTATCCAATTCACCCCGAGGTATTTGACCGCCTATACGAAGACTGGTCAACGCTCGATAATTTCCAGCGCACGCGAGGAGTACTTAAACTGATGGCCAAGGTGATCCATCGCTTGTGGAAAGATGGCAATAACGATCCGCTGATCATGCCGGGTAGCTTTCCCCTGATGGATGCAGATACGCGTAACGAAGTTCTCTATTATCTTCCCCAAGGATGGGACCCGGTCATTGAGCGAGATGTTGACGGCGAACGTTCCGAAACGTGGGATATCGAGAATCGCGATACCCGGTTCGGTAGTGTGCAGGCGTGCCGTCGCACCGCGCGTGCGATTTTTCTCGGAAGCGCACCCAATACCACCAACCAGGGGTTACGCGGCGTCGATCTCGAGCGCGTCATCCTGGGTGTGGCCGTTCCGGGCCATCAGGTGAACCTGTTCAAGGATGCGCTTCGCCGGCTGGGTGATCGGTTGCACTATCTGAACCAAGCGAACAACCGCTTCTGGCTGGATACCCGTCCTAATCTGCGCCGCGAAATGGAAGAGCGCAAGCGCAAGTTCCAAGACAAGGAAGATGTCTTTCCTGCAGTCCGCGAGCGCGTGCAGCGTTTCCTCGTGAACGGCGTGTTCAGCGGCACCCATATTTTTACCGGTAGCAATGACGTGCCAGACGACTGGGCACTAAGACTGGTGGTACTCCCCCCCGACGCAGCTTTCAGCAAGAGCGGGCAAAGTCTTGCCATCGATCATGCGACCGAGATTCTCACGATGCGTGGCGACCAGCCGCGCATCAAGCGGAATCGCCTGATCTTCGTCGCGGCTGACTATGACAGCGTGAGCCGCCTCAAAGATCACGTGCGCTCGTACCTTGCCTGGCGTAGCATTGTCACCGACTACAAAGATAACCGGATCGTTCTAGATAACTTGATGGCCAAGCAGGCGCAGGCCAGTCTCGATCAGGCCGAGGACACCGTCAAACGCATGGTCCGCGAGACCTACAAATGGCTGCTAGCTCCTGCCCAAGAAGCACGTCAGGGGAAAGGACTTTCGGAAATCCTGTGGGAACCTTTCCCACTTAACCCCGGCGCGCAGAGCTGGACTCAGGAGATAGAGCGCGTCCTTAAAGACAACGAGCTGTTGATCAGTGAGTGGGCACCTATCCATCTCGCTAGGGTGCTCCGGGAGTGGTTCTGGAAGGAAAACTTCAAAGACGTCAGCGCGCTGAACGTGTGGCAACAAAGCTGCCAGCAGCTCTATCTGCCCCGGCTGAAGGACGACGACGTGTTTTTCAACACGATGGCCGCCGGCGCAGAAAGCCGGGAGTTTTTCGGCATTGCGCAGGGCAGGGAAGATGACCGGTATGTGGGCTTCAGCTATGGCAAGCGGACATCTCTGATCAGGGACTCGTCGTTGCTGCTGATCGAGCCGATCGCTGCGGCTGCGTACATGGAGCAATTGCGAGCAGCGGAGGAAGCTTCTCGGGCCCAGGCTGCCAGCGCTACCTCCGGAGCAGCAACGACGACATCAGCAGGCGAAAGCACCTCGCCAGCGACCGGTACTTCCTCAGGAAACACGCCTAGCGCCGGAGCAGCGGGTACCGTAAGCCAGACTATCAACAAACGATTTTACGGGGTATTCGACCTCAATCCGATTCAGGCCAAGCGGCAGTTTGCTGATCTGGCTGACGAGGTGGTGCAGCAATTCACTGTGCGTCCCGGCGTGAACGTGACGATCACTGTCGAAATCCAGGCTGAATCCATCACAGGATTCGATGCGGGGATCCAGCGTGCCGTAACGGAGAACTGCATCACGCTCAAATTCAAACCCGGAAGTTTTGAACCAGAATAA